A single window of Brevundimonas vitisensis DNA harbors:
- the ruvA gene encoding Holliday junction branch migration protein RuvA, producing the protein MIGRLRGVLAEVEEAHCLIDCGGVGYVVTCGARTLGRLPAPGDEAVLHIESSWSAENGPRLYGFLSRDERRAFTTLTGIQGVGPKAALSVLDVLPPGELAGAVAREDKAAIGRANGVGPKLALRIVTELKGKPLGDLSFTPSAPGVHAEIAPPVPSVTGEAVSALLGLGVAEVNARRAVDQALLRLGDAAELSAVIRAALQELGR; encoded by the coding sequence ATGATCGGGCGGTTGCGTGGGGTTCTGGCCGAGGTCGAAGAGGCGCACTGCCTGATCGACTGCGGCGGTGTCGGCTATGTCGTGACCTGTGGTGCACGGACCCTGGGGCGGTTGCCCGCGCCGGGCGACGAGGCCGTGCTGCATATCGAGTCCAGCTGGTCGGCCGAGAATGGCCCGCGCCTGTATGGCTTCCTGAGCCGCGATGAGCGCCGCGCCTTTACCACCCTGACCGGCATCCAGGGGGTGGGGCCCAAGGCGGCCTTGTCGGTGCTGGACGTGCTGCCGCCCGGCGAACTGGCCGGAGCGGTGGCGCGCGAGGACAAGGCGGCCATCGGCCGGGCCAATGGGGTGGGGCCCAAGCTGGCGCTGCGGATCGTGACCGAGCTGAAGGGCAAGCCCCTGGGCGATCTGTCCTTCACCCCGAGCGCACCGGGCGTCCATGCGGAGATCGCGCCACCGGTGCCCAGCGTGACCGGCGAGGCGGTGTCCGCCCTGCTGGGCCTGGGCGTGGCGGAGGTGAATGCGCGCCGGGCCGTGGATCAGGCCCTGCTGCGCCTGGGCGATGCCGCAGAGCTGTCGGCCGTGATCCGCGCGGCGTTGCAGGAGCTTGGGCGGTGA
- the ruvC gene encoding crossover junction endodeoxyribonuclease RuvC gives MTNATIHGQTRILGLDPGLRRTGWGVVVSEGARLRWVAHGVVTPPESAPLSERLLWLLDKVGEVCATHGCDEAAIEEVFVNVNPSSTLKLGHARAAVMLAPARAGLSVAEYSPNLIKKAVVGAGHADKTQIAFMVKRLLPAAGDVTADAADALAVAITHAQLRKRALLARSAA, from the coding sequence ATGACGAACGCAACGATTCATGGCCAGACGCGGATTCTGGGTCTGGACCCCGGTCTGAGGCGCACCGGCTGGGGCGTGGTGGTCTCTGAAGGCGCGCGACTGCGATGGGTCGCACATGGCGTGGTGACGCCGCCGGAGTCTGCGCCCCTCAGTGAACGGTTGCTGTGGCTGCTGGACAAGGTGGGCGAGGTCTGTGCGACCCATGGCTGCGACGAGGCCGCGATCGAGGAGGTTTTCGTGAACGTCAATCCGTCCTCGACCTTGAAGCTGGGCCATGCGCGGGCGGCGGTGATGCTGGCCCCGGCGCGGGCGGGGCTGTCGGTCGCGGAGTATTCGCCGAACCTGATCAAGAAGGCGGTGGTGGGGGCGGGGCACGCCGACAAGACCCAGATCGCCTTCATGGTGAAGCGGCTGCTGCCGGCAGCGGGCGACGTGACCGCCGACGCTGCCGATGCCCTGGCCGTGGCCATCACCCACGCCCAATTGCGTAAGCGAGCACTGCTGGCGCGGAGCGCTGCATGA
- a CDS encoding DNA adenine methylase: MESTTDRTPVRPIKTVAPYVGGKRNLSTRLVDMIEATPHSRYAEAFVGMGGVFLRRRTKPKFEVINDWSADVANLFRILREHYPQFMEVLRFQITTRAEFDRLSKVDPDTLTDLQRAARFLYLQRLAFGGRVGTRHFGMDMNRARFNLSTLEPMLEDLHERLNGVVIERLPFDRFIERYDSPETLFFLDPPYWGNEADYGKDLFGRADFTLLRDRLEAVQGRFILTINDRPETRALFAGQAFHIEPVGVTYRLSGAPTEARELIITSKTCSSQGDSR, encoded by the coding sequence ATGGAGTCCACCACTGACCGCACCCCCGTGCGGCCAATCAAGACCGTCGCCCCCTATGTGGGCGGCAAACGCAACCTGTCGACCCGGCTGGTCGATATGATCGAGGCGACGCCTCACAGCCGCTACGCCGAGGCCTTTGTGGGCATGGGCGGCGTCTTCCTTCGGCGGCGGACCAAGCCCAAGTTCGAGGTGATCAACGACTGGTCGGCCGACGTGGCCAATCTGTTCCGCATCCTGCGGGAACACTATCCCCAGTTCATGGAGGTGCTGCGTTTCCAGATCACGACGCGGGCCGAGTTCGACCGGCTCAGCAAGGTCGATCCGGATACCCTGACCGACCTTCAGAGGGCGGCGCGGTTCCTCTATCTGCAGCGCCTGGCCTTTGGTGGGCGCGTGGGCACCCGGCATTTCGGCATGGACATGAACCGAGCGCGGTTCAATCTTTCGACCCTGGAGCCGATGCTGGAGGACCTGCACGAAAGGCTGAACGGCGTCGTCATCGAGCGGCTGCCCTTCGACCGGTTCATCGAGCGCTATGATTCGCCGGAGACGCTGTTTTTCCTGGACCCGCCTTACTGGGGGAACGAGGCCGACTATGGGAAGGATCTGTTCGGCCGCGCCGACTTCACCCTTCTCAGGGACCGCTTAGAGGCCGTTCAGGGGCGCTTTATCCTGACCATCAACGATCGGCCGGAGACCCGCGCGCTGTTCGCCGGCCAAGCCTTCCATATCGAGCCCGTCGGCGTAACCTATCGCCTCAGCGGCGCACCCACCGAGGCGCGCGAGCTGATCATCACCAGTAAGACCTGCAGCAGCCAAGGCGATTCCCGATGA